The following proteins are encoded in a genomic region of Oryza brachyantha chromosome 11, ObraRS2, whole genome shotgun sequence:
- the LOC102706422 gene encoding uncharacterized protein LOC102706422 — MAYMRVTHRDEEGKKVTEKMPIPETRRPDTAKHFERKLEEQGFHRLERHPANGPARGIGAPPPKSGRGGKFTWEGPDGLVDTQLDPAPPAIDPDDPNYEEDGAAGEVDEEVVVGEVEVAKVAEARDGVARVEVVAPPRQPEKQEQKQ, encoded by the coding sequence ATGGCGTACATGCGCGTGACGCACCGCGACGAGGAGGGCAAGAAGGTGACGGAGAAGATGCCGATCCCGGAGACGCGGCGCCCCGACACGGCCAAGCACTTCGAGCGCAAGCTGGAGGAGCAAGGGTTCCACCGCCTGGAGCGCCACCCGGCCAACGGGCCCGCGCGCGGCatcggcgcgccgccgcccaagtCCGGCCGCGGCGGGAAGTTCACCTGGGAGGGCCCCGACGGCCTCGTCGACACCCAGCTCGACCCCGCCCCTCCCGCCATCGACCCCGACGACCCCAACTacgaggaggacggcgccgccggcgaggtcgacgaggaggtcgtcgtcggagaGGTGGAGGTCGCCAAGGTTGCTGAGGCCAgggacggcgtcgcgagggtcGAAGTCgtagcgccgccgcgccagccaGAAAAGCAGGAGCAGAAGCAGTAA
- the LOC102706698 gene encoding phytosulfokines 2, whose protein sequence is MAIDMRSRGVSSSSSSTTTRAAALALLLLLVLCFFSSFRCLAARPLPAATAAAPRSQQERNDGVNGEVVAVADGRLLLREDLTGNGDEVSELMEAAAVGEAAEACEEGHDEECVQRRLLRDAHLDYIYTQHKNKP, encoded by the exons ATGGCGATAGATATGAGGTCTCGCGGcgtctcttcttcttcttcttcgacgacgacgcgagcTGCTGCGCTCGCCCTGCTTCTCCTGCTCGTCCtctgcttcttctcctccttccgCTGCCTGGCTGCTCGCCCCCTGCCTGCCGCTACTGCTGCAGCGCCTCGTTCACAGCAAG AGAGAAACGACGGCGTCAATGGCGAggtggtcgccgtcgccgatggACGCCTTCTGCTCCGGGAGGATCTCACCGGCAATGGCGATGAGGTCTCCGAG TTGatggaagcagcagcagtgggcgaggcggcggaggcgtgcGAGGAAGGGCACGACGAGGAGTGCGTGCAGAGGAGGCTGCTCCGCGACGCGCACCTCGACTACATCTACACGCAGCACAAGAACAAGCCATGA
- the LOC102718494 gene encoding AT-hook motif nuclear-localized protein 7, which produces MEGGEGIAVAGAGGHGAAGFGLFRAADVTMAEAQDAGKEYHSSPSSPSTSPTPSPPPPAAAGHGGEAAAATPTMWSLGGEKPGEAAAGDNGAMQMSGHHHSEHASLSSGRRRGRPKGSGRRQILATLGEWYALSAGGSFTPHVIIVGTGEDVAARIMSFSQKGPRSICILSANGTISNVALSQPGSSGSTFTYEGRFEILQLTGSFTMAEEGGRRRTGGLSVSLAGPDGRVVGGVVAGMLRAASPIQVIVGSFLPNSLKQHQRRMGLQQQPSATPALPAQMAPPPVLTAAMPISQAAPGTNGCHAPQVSSTHRQAHTGVEHSATTGVAMNLNSSSSTGFTMVGWPVSSQPMGHRPSPDINVCLTPQE; this is translated from the exons atggagggaggggagggcaTTGCTGTAGCAGGTGCAGGTGGCCATGGAGCCGCCGGTTTCGGCCTGTTCAGAGCTGCCGATGTGACCATGGCGGAGGCACAGGACGCGGGCAAGGAGTACCACtcgtctccctcctcgccgtcgacgtctcctactccctccccgccgccgccggctgcggcTGGCCATGGAGGGGAGGCCGCCGCTGCGACGCCCACCATGTGGAGTCTGGGTGGCGAGAAGCCTGGTGAGGCGGCTGCAGGGGACAACGGCGCCATGCAGATGTCAGGCCACCACCACAGTGAGCATGCCAGCTTGAGCTCCGGGCGGCGTAGGGGCCGGCCAAAAGGGTCCGGGAGGCGCCAGATCCTAGCCACTCTAG GGGAATGGTATGCGCTATCGGCTGGAGGGAGCTTCACGCCTCACGTCATTATTGTTGGTACAGGGGAG gatgtggcGGCGCGCATAATGTCCTTCTCTCAGAAGGGTCCACGCTCGATTTGCATCCTCTCTGCCAATGGGACCATCTCCAATGTAGCGTTGAGCCAGCCTGGCTCGTCCGGTAGCACCTTCACCTACGAG GGTCGGTTTGAGATTCTGCAACTGACTGGCTCCTTTACTATGGCGGAGGAAGGTGGTCGTAGGAGAACTGGTGGGCTCAGTGTCTCGCTTGCTGGCCCTGACGGCCGTGTTGTCGGTGGTGTAGTAGCTGGGATGCTGCGTGCCGCGAGCCCTATTCAG GTGATTGTGGGGAGCTTCCTGCCCAACAGCCTAAAGCAGCAtcagaggaggatgggccTACAACAGCAACCATCTGCTACTCCGGCACTACCAGCACAGATGGCTCCACCTCCTGTGCTCACAGCGGCAATGCCCATTTCTCAGGCAGCTCCTGGAACTAATGGTTGCCATGCACCACAGGTATCATCCACACATCGCCAAGCCCATACCGGAGTGGAGCACAGTGCAACAACCGGTGTCGCCATGAACCTGAACAGCTCAAGCTCCACAGGTTTCACCATGGTTGGGTGGCCTGTCAGCTCACAGCCCATGGGGCACAGGCCTTCACCTGACATCAATGTCTGCTTAACTCCCCAGGAGTAG